In a genomic window of Streptomyces pristinaespiralis:
- a CDS encoding acetoacetate--CoA ligase has translation MTSAANHAPLWQPDPDRIAAARITRFQAWAAEHHGAPAEGGYQALHRWSVEELETFWQAVAEWFEIRFSTPYAQVLGDRSMPGAQWFPGATLNYAEHALRTAQDPARAHDPALLHVDETHEPTPISWSELRRQVGALAAELRALGVRPGDRVSGYLPNIPQAVTAFLATAAVGAVWTSCAPDFGARSVLDRFQQVEPVVLFTVDGYRYGGKEHDRTGTVAELRRELPTLRAVVHIPLLGTEAPEGTLDWSAVTAGDTEPVFEQVPFDHPLWVLYSSGTTGLPKAIVQSQGGILLEHFKQIGLHCDLGPGDRFFWYTSTGWMMWNFLVSGLLTGTTVVLYDGSPGYPDTGAQWRVAERTGATLFGTSAAYVMACAKADVHPGRDFDLSRVKCVATTGSPLPPDGFRWLHDEVADDLWIASVSGGTDVCSCFAGAVPTLPVEIGELQAACLGTDLRSWDPEGKPVVGEVGELVVTNPMPSMPIRFWNDPDGSRYRDSYFEMYPGVWRHGDWITITDRGSVIIHGRSDSTLNRQGVRMGSADIYEVVERLPEIRESLVIGLEEPDGGYWMPLFVHLAEGAALDDGLRARIKQSIRENLSPRHVPDDIIEVPGVPHTLTGKRIEVPVKRLLQGTPLAKAVNPGSVDNLELLAFYEAIARNRT, from the coding sequence ATGACCTCAGCAGCGAACCACGCCCCTCTCTGGCAGCCCGACCCCGACCGCATCGCCGCCGCCCGGATCACCCGCTTCCAGGCCTGGGCGGCCGAGCACCACGGGGCTCCCGCCGAGGGGGGATACCAGGCGCTGCACCGCTGGTCCGTCGAAGAGCTGGAGACCTTCTGGCAGGCGGTCGCCGAGTGGTTCGAGATCCGCTTCTCCACCCCCTACGCGCAGGTGCTCGGCGACCGCTCGATGCCCGGCGCCCAGTGGTTCCCCGGCGCCACCCTCAATTACGCGGAGCACGCCCTGCGTACCGCGCAGGACCCGGCACGCGCACATGACCCCGCTCTCCTCCATGTGGACGAGACACATGAGCCGACGCCCATCAGCTGGTCCGAGCTCCGCCGCCAGGTCGGAGCACTCGCCGCGGAACTGCGCGCCCTCGGCGTACGCCCCGGCGACCGTGTCAGCGGCTACCTCCCCAACATCCCGCAGGCCGTCACCGCCTTCCTCGCCACCGCCGCCGTCGGCGCCGTGTGGACCTCCTGCGCCCCGGACTTCGGGGCCCGCAGCGTCCTCGACCGCTTCCAGCAGGTCGAACCGGTCGTCCTGTTCACCGTCGACGGCTACCGCTACGGCGGCAAGGAGCACGACCGCACGGGGACCGTCGCCGAACTCCGCCGGGAACTTCCCACGCTGCGCGCGGTCGTCCACATCCCGCTGCTCGGCACCGAAGCCCCGGAGGGAACCCTCGACTGGTCCGCGGTCACCGCGGGAGACACCGAGCCCGTCTTCGAGCAGGTCCCCTTCGACCACCCCCTGTGGGTCCTCTACTCGTCCGGCACCACCGGCCTGCCCAAGGCCATCGTCCAGTCGCAGGGCGGGATCCTGCTGGAGCACTTCAAGCAGATCGGCCTGCACTGCGACCTCGGCCCCGGCGACCGCTTCTTCTGGTACACCTCCACCGGCTGGATGATGTGGAACTTCCTCGTCTCCGGCCTGCTCACCGGCACCACCGTCGTCCTGTACGACGGCAGTCCCGGCTACCCCGACACCGGCGCCCAGTGGCGCGTCGCCGAACGCACCGGGGCCACCCTGTTCGGCACCTCCGCCGCCTACGTGATGGCCTGCGCCAAGGCCGACGTCCACCCCGGACGGGACTTCGACCTCTCCCGCGTCAAGTGCGTCGCCACCACCGGCTCCCCCCTGCCGCCCGACGGCTTCCGCTGGCTCCACGACGAGGTCGCGGACGACCTGTGGATCGCCTCCGTCAGCGGCGGAACGGACGTGTGCAGCTGCTTCGCCGGCGCCGTCCCCACCCTCCCCGTCGAGATCGGTGAGCTCCAGGCCGCCTGCCTCGGCACCGACCTCCGGTCCTGGGACCCCGAGGGCAAGCCGGTCGTCGGCGAGGTCGGCGAGCTCGTGGTCACCAACCCGATGCCGTCCATGCCGATCCGCTTCTGGAACGACCCCGACGGCAGCCGCTACCGCGACAGCTACTTCGAGATGTACCCGGGCGTGTGGCGGCACGGCGACTGGATCACCATCACCGACCGCGGCTCCGTGATCATCCACGGCCGCTCCGACTCCACACTCAACCGCCAGGGCGTCCGCATGGGCTCCGCCGACATCTACGAGGTCGTCGAACGCCTCCCGGAGATCCGCGAGTCCCTCGTCATCGGCCTCGAGGAACCGGACGGCGGCTACTGGATGCCGCTCTTCGTCCACCTCGCGGAAGGCGCCGCGCTCGACGACGGCCTCCGCGCCCGGATCAAGCAGTCCATCCGCGAGAACCTCTCCCCGCGCCACGTGCCGGACGACATCATCGAGGTCCCCGGCGTCCCCCACACCCTCACCGGCAAGCGCATCGAGGTCCCGGTCAAGAGGCTCCTCCAGGGCACCCCGCTCGCCAAGGCGGTCAACCCGGGCTCCGTCGACAACCTCGAGCTCCTCGCCTTCTACGAGGCCATCGCCCGCAACCGCACGTGA
- a CDS encoding PTS sugar transporter subunit IIA — protein sequence MTTTVTSPLAGRAIGLAAVPDPVFSGAMVGPGTAIDPVREPSEAVSPVDGIIVSLHPHAFVVVDDQGHGVLTHLGIDTVQLNGEGFELLVNKGDTVRRGQSVVRWDPAAVEAAGKSAICPVVALEATPDSLSDVREDGDVKVGESLFGWQ from the coding sequence ATGACCACCACAGTGACGTCCCCTCTTGCCGGCCGGGCCATCGGTCTCGCGGCCGTGCCCGATCCGGTGTTCTCCGGTGCGATGGTCGGGCCCGGGACGGCCATCGACCCCGTGCGTGAGCCGTCCGAGGCGGTGTCTCCGGTGGACGGCATCATCGTGTCCCTCCACCCGCACGCCTTCGTCGTCGTCGACGACCAGGGGCACGGTGTGCTGACGCACCTCGGTATCGACACGGTGCAGCTCAACGGCGAGGGCTTCGAGCTGCTCGTCAACAAGGGCGACACGGTGCGGCGCGGTCAGTCCGTGGTGCGCTGGGACCCGGCGGCCGTGGAGGCCGCGGGGAAGTCCGCCATCTGCCCGGTCGTGGCACTCGAGGCCACACCCGACTCCCTGTCCGACGTCCGTGAGGACGGGGACGTGAAGGTCGGGGAAAGCCTCTTCGGCTGGCAGTGA
- the ptsP gene encoding phosphoenolpyruvate--protein phosphotransferase, with amino-acid sequence METTLRGVGVSHGVAIGEVRHMGTAVLEPPAKQIPAKDAEREQGRARQAVEAVAADLIARGNLAGGEAQAVLEAQAMMAQDPELMSDVDRRIAVGSSAERAVYDAFAAYRALLAGAGEYLAGRVADLDDVRNRIVARLLGVPMPGVPDSDEPYVLIARDLAPADTALLDPALVLGFVTEEGGPTSHSAILARALGVPAVVALPGAGELAEGTLIAVDGSTGEIFVEPSDEKRAQMERAAAERKAALSASSGPGATSDGHKVPLLANVGGPADVPAAVDAGAEGVGLFRTEFLFLDDSKQAPSEEKQVEAYRKVLEAFPEGRVVVRVLDAGADKPLDFLTPADEPNPALGVRGLRSLLDHPEVLRTQLSALSKAAQGLPVYLEVMAPMVADRTDAKAFADACRQAGLRAKFGAMVEIPSAALRARSILQEVEFLSLGTNDLAQYTFAADRQVGAVSRLQDPWQPALLDLVALSAEAAKAEGKSCGVCGEAASDPLLACVLTGLGVTSLSMGAASIPYVRATLAKYTLAQCERAAAAARASDTAEEARTAAQAVLSGE; translated from the coding sequence ATGGAGACAACGCTGCGAGGCGTCGGCGTGAGCCACGGTGTGGCGATCGGCGAGGTGCGGCACATGGGCACGGCGGTTCTCGAGCCTCCGGCCAAGCAGATCCCCGCGAAGGACGCGGAGCGCGAGCAGGGGCGCGCCCGCCAGGCCGTGGAGGCGGTGGCCGCCGACCTGATCGCGCGGGGCAACCTGGCCGGTGGCGAGGCGCAGGCCGTGCTCGAGGCCCAGGCCATGATGGCGCAGGACCCGGAGCTCATGTCCGACGTCGACCGCCGTATCGCCGTCGGCAGCAGCGCCGAGCGCGCGGTGTACGACGCGTTCGCGGCCTACCGGGCCCTGCTGGCGGGGGCCGGTGAGTACCTCGCCGGGCGGGTCGCGGATCTGGACGACGTGCGGAACCGGATCGTGGCGCGGCTGCTGGGCGTGCCCATGCCGGGCGTTCCGGACAGCGACGAGCCCTATGTACTGATCGCGCGCGACCTGGCGCCGGCGGACACGGCACTTCTGGACCCGGCCCTGGTGCTCGGGTTCGTCACGGAGGAGGGCGGGCCCACGAGCCACAGCGCCATTCTGGCGCGGGCGCTCGGGGTGCCGGCCGTGGTCGCGCTGCCGGGTGCGGGCGAGCTCGCCGAGGGCACGCTGATCGCCGTCGACGGCAGCACCGGCGAGATCTTCGTCGAGCCGAGCGACGAGAAGCGGGCGCAGATGGAGCGTGCCGCCGCGGAGCGGAAGGCGGCGCTGTCGGCGTCGAGCGGGCCGGGGGCGACCTCGGACGGGCACAAGGTGCCGCTGCTGGCCAATGTCGGAGGTCCCGCGGACGTTCCGGCGGCCGTGGACGCCGGTGCCGAGGGTGTCGGTCTGTTCCGTACCGAGTTCCTCTTCCTGGACGACAGCAAGCAGGCGCCGTCCGAGGAGAAGCAGGTCGAGGCGTACCGCAAGGTGCTCGAGGCGTTCCCCGAGGGCCGTGTGGTGGTGCGGGTGCTGGACGCCGGCGCGGACAAGCCGCTCGACTTCCTGACGCCGGCCGACGAGCCCAACCCGGCGCTGGGTGTGCGCGGGCTGCGATCGCTGCTGGACCACCCGGAGGTGCTGCGGACGCAGCTGTCGGCGCTGTCGAAGGCGGCGCAGGGGCTGCCCGTCTATCTCGAGGTCATGGCACCGATGGTGGCGGACCGTACCGATGCCAAGGCGTTCGCGGACGCGTGCCGCCAGGCGGGGCTCCGGGCGAAGTTCGGGGCGATGGTGGAGATCCCGTCCGCCGCCCTGCGGGCGCGGTCGATCCTCCAGGAGGTCGAGTTCCTGTCTCTGGGCACGAACGACCTCGCGCAGTACACCTTCGCCGCCGACCGGCAGGTGGGTGCGGTGTCCCGGCTCCAGGACCCGTGGCAGCCGGCGCTGCTCGACCTGGTGGCGCTGTCCGCCGAAGCCGCCAAGGCCGAGGGCAAGAGCTGTGGTGTGTGCGGTGAGGCCGCCTCCGATCCGCTGCTGGCCTGTGTGCTCACCGGCCTCGGTGTGACGTCGCTGTCGATGGGCGCCGCGTCGATCCCGTACGTGCGGGCGACCCTGGCGAAGTACACACTGGCGCAGTGCGAGCGTGCGGCCGCCGCGGCGCGTGCCTCGGACACCGCAGAGGAGGCGCGGACGGCCGCGCAGGCGGTTCTGTCCGGGGAGTAG
- a CDS encoding glycoside hydrolase family 31 protein yields the protein MDGRDLVRAVTTLGTAQGLRVMRSAWRRHRADATGLPPRGAERARVPGPAEGAEPLPGGGTVRFARSELHIIVTVGGAVFRGWDGARPEPSYALAGPPPEPDPRAGLEPDKDGGWQVVSERLTVVVSRHGAVEIRTPGGVVLRRDLPPRWWEPVEGGPARWVQRSEIAADARLFGLGGRASGPRLRDGTYRLWNTAPRAGFGPGDDPLHVTMPVQTVVADAGCHLAFHDNTWDGRVIVREGREGAGSGHDRPGTVEVRMDGGPLRSWVLVGPPARVLGGWAQLTGAPALPPSWALGPQHVRPGGEEDVRRAVDAHREHGLPLSAVHVGGGGPRRAPAGPAADLEGFPRLSALAKDLRDDGVRLVRAVGPAVGAGPMEALYGHGSAAGLFVRDAGGAEVRGVSGRGDCVFPDFTDPRVREWWGELSGQGASEGFAGMWLDGNEPVSCTVFAGATLPRSSRHVLEGRGGDHREAHNVYGLAMARAAYEGMRGVFPEERPFVVSRSGWAGMQRYGGAWAGDVTAGWPGLRASLSLVLGLGLCGVPYSGPDVDGDDGPSAELFLRRLQLSSYMPLLRMRASASPWVYGPEVMAQARAVLVERRRLGPYFMTLAHLARLAGAPYVRPLWWRSPGDRALRDCEDAFLLGDSLLVAPVLEPGADRRAVRLPRGRWYDTHSGRPYDGPGQVLVDAPLSRIPVLARAGAVLPVLDDGGAQGDASQAAGTRTGRVGLEVWAPAAGRRGGGLVVRDAGEGWAEPEIERYTSRLAGGRVVVERATDDGQSAVEGPVRVRGLE from the coding sequence ATGGACGGTCGTGATCTGGTGCGCGCGGTGACAACTCTCGGTACGGCACAAGGACTGCGGGTGATGCGCTCGGCGTGGCGCCGGCACCGGGCCGACGCCACGGGGCTGCCGCCCCGGGGCGCCGAGCGGGCCAGAGTGCCGGGGCCGGCCGAGGGTGCGGAGCCGCTGCCGGGCGGCGGTACCGTCCGGTTCGCCCGTTCCGAGCTGCACATCATCGTGACGGTGGGCGGGGCGGTGTTCCGTGGCTGGGACGGCGCGCGGCCGGAACCGTCGTACGCACTGGCCGGTCCTCCCCCGGAGCCGGATCCCCGGGCCGGGCTGGAGCCGGACAAGGACGGCGGCTGGCAGGTGGTGTCCGAGCGTCTGACGGTCGTCGTCTCGCGGCACGGCGCGGTGGAGATCCGTACGCCCGGTGGTGTGGTGCTGCGCCGGGACCTGCCGCCGCGCTGGTGGGAGCCGGTGGAAGGGGGGCCCGCCCGCTGGGTGCAGCGCAGTGAGATCGCGGCCGACGCGCGGCTGTTCGGCCTCGGTGGCCGTGCGTCGGGCCCCCGGCTGCGTGACGGGACGTACCGGCTGTGGAACACGGCGCCGCGGGCCGGGTTCGGCCCCGGCGACGATCCGCTGCACGTCACGATGCCGGTGCAGACCGTGGTCGCCGACGCGGGCTGCCATCTGGCGTTCCACGACAACACCTGGGACGGCCGCGTCATCGTGCGCGAGGGGCGCGAGGGTGCCGGTTCGGGGCACGACAGGCCGGGCACGGTCGAGGTGCGGATGGACGGCGGGCCGCTGCGCAGCTGGGTGCTGGTGGGACCGCCGGCGCGTGTCCTCGGCGGCTGGGCGCAGCTGACCGGCGCGCCCGCGCTGCCCCCGTCCTGGGCGCTGGGCCCGCAGCACGTACGGCCCGGGGGCGAGGAGGACGTGCGTCGCGCGGTCGACGCCCATCGGGAGCACGGGCTGCCGCTGTCGGCGGTCCACGTCGGCGGCGGCGGGCCACGCCGTGCGCCGGCCGGGCCGGCGGCGGACCTCGAGGGTTTTCCCCGGTTGTCCGCCCTGGCGAAGGATCTCCGTGATGACGGGGTGCGGTTGGTGCGTGCGGTGGGTCCCGCGGTGGGCGCCGGGCCGATGGAGGCGCTGTACGGGCACGGCTCGGCGGCGGGGCTGTTCGTCCGGGACGCGGGCGGCGCGGAGGTGCGGGGTGTGTCCGGCCGGGGCGACTGCGTGTTCCCCGATTTCACGGATCCGAGGGTGCGTGAGTGGTGGGGTGAGCTGTCCGGGCAGGGGGCCTCGGAGGGCTTCGCCGGTATGTGGCTGGACGGGAACGAGCCAGTGTCCTGCACGGTGTTCGCCGGGGCGACGCTTCCCCGTTCGTCACGGCATGTGCTGGAGGGACGTGGCGGCGACCACCGGGAGGCCCACAACGTGTACGGGCTGGCCATGGCGCGGGCCGCGTACGAGGGGATGCGCGGGGTGTTTCCCGAGGAGCGGCCGTTCGTCGTCTCCCGTTCCGGCTGGGCGGGCATGCAGAGGTACGGGGGCGCCTGGGCGGGGGACGTGACGGCGGGATGGCCGGGGTTGCGTGCCTCGCTCTCGCTGGTTCTGGGCCTCGGGCTCTGCGGTGTCCCTTACTCGGGGCCGGACGTGGACGGCGACGACGGGCCGTCCGCCGAGCTGTTCCTGCGCCGGCTCCAACTGTCTTCTTACATGCCGCTGTTGCGTATGCGGGCGTCCGCGTCGCCCTGGGTGTACGGGCCCGAGGTGATGGCGCAGGCGCGGGCCGTACTGGTGGAGCGGAGGCGGCTGGGGCCGTACTTCATGACGCTGGCGCATCTGGCGCGGCTGGCGGGGGCGCCGTACGTGCGCCCCCTGTGGTGGCGTTCGCCCGGGGACCGGGCGCTGCGGGACTGCGAGGACGCGTTCCTGCTCGGCGACTCGCTGCTGGTGGCGCCGGTCCTGGAGCCGGGGGCCGACCGGCGGGCGGTGCGGTTGCCGCGCGGACGGTGGTACGACACGCACTCGGGCCGGCCGTACGACGGCCCCGGGCAGGTGCTGGTGGACGCGCCGCTGTCGCGGATCCCGGTGCTCGCACGGGCGGGGGCGGTGCTTCCGGTGCTCGACGACGGCGGTGCCCAGGGCGACGCCTCACAGGCCGCCGGTACGCGGACAGGCCGGGTCGGGCTGGAGGTGTGGGCGCCGGCCGCGGGCCGCAGGGGCGGCGGGCTCGTGGTGCGTGACGCGGGCGAGGGGTGGGCGGAGCCGGAGATCGAGCGGTACACGTCGCGGCTGGCGGGAGGACGTGTGGTGGTGGAACGGGCCACGGACGACGGGCAGTCGGCGGTGGAGGGGCCGGTGCGGGTGCGGGGCCTGGAATGA
- a CDS encoding CDP-alcohol phosphatidyltransferase family protein: MEVQETRVQTDRVLTIPNILSMARLVGVPLFLWLILRPEFGGPKSDGWALLVLMLSGVSDYLDGKLARRWNQISSLGRILDPAADRLYILSTLVGLTWREILPLWLTAALLAREVMLLVMVGILRRHGYPPPQVNFLGKAATFNLMYAFPLLLLSDGTGWLASLAAIFGWAFAGWGTTLYWWAGILYVIQVRRLVKADTMAD, translated from the coding sequence GTGGAGGTCCAGGAGACCCGCGTTCAAACGGACCGGGTACTCACCATCCCCAACATCCTGAGCATGGCTCGCCTCGTCGGCGTGCCGCTGTTCCTGTGGCTGATTCTCCGCCCCGAGTTCGGCGGACCCAAGAGTGACGGCTGGGCGTTGCTCGTTCTGATGCTGAGCGGCGTCAGCGACTATCTCGACGGCAAGCTGGCCCGACGGTGGAACCAGATCAGCAGCCTGGGGCGCATCCTCGACCCGGCTGCCGACCGTCTCTACATCCTGTCGACCCTTGTCGGCCTCACCTGGCGGGAGATTCTGCCGCTGTGGCTGACGGCCGCGCTATTGGCACGTGAAGTGATGCTGCTGGTGATGGTGGGAATCCTCCGTCGCCACGGCTATCCGCCTCCCCAGGTGAACTTCCTGGGCAAGGCCGCCACCTTCAACCTCATGTACGCGTTCCCCTTGCTGCTCCTGAGTGACGGAACGGGGTGGCTTGCGTCACTCGCGGCGATTTTCGGATGGGCGTTCGCGGGATGGGGTACAACTCTGTATTGGTGGGCAGGGATCCTCTATGTGATTCAGGTCCGCCGTCTCGTCAAAGCGGACACTATGGCCGATTGA